Proteins encoded by one window of Acidimicrobiales bacterium:
- the thiE gene encoding thiamine phosphate synthase, with amino-acid sequence MHLITPPGIDDTVLRVTADALAAGAPLVQVRTKDHSDRVRLHNAGLVRERCATVGAVCLVNDRVDLAQAVHGDGVHLGDDDLPVDVARRILGDAAIIGATCRDPEAARRAADAGASYLGVGPAYATSTKTGLPDPLGPAGIEAVATAVDLPVIAVAGVTVDRVAELLDAGARGVAVVGAVYSAPDPAAAVDALLDALGGRP; translated from the coding sequence TTGCACCTCATCACCCCGCCGGGCATCGACGACACGGTGCTGCGTGTCACTGCGGACGCGCTGGCCGCCGGTGCCCCTCTGGTGCAGGTCCGGACCAAGGACCACTCAGACCGGGTCCGCCTCCACAACGCCGGACTCGTCCGCGAGCGCTGCGCGACGGTCGGGGCTGTGTGCCTGGTGAACGATCGCGTCGACCTGGCCCAAGCGGTGCACGGCGACGGCGTGCACCTTGGCGACGACGACCTGCCCGTCGACGTGGCCCGCCGCATCCTCGGCGACGCCGCGATCATCGGCGCCACCTGCCGCGATCCCGAGGCCGCCCGCCGGGCTGCCGACGCCGGGGCCTCCTACTTGGGTGTGGGCCCCGCCTACGCCACCAGCACCAAGACCGGCCTTCCCGACCCGCTCGGCCCGGCCGGCATCGAGGCCGTCGCCACCGCGGTCGACCTGCCCGTCATCGCCGTCGCCGGTGTCACCGTCGACCGGGTGGCCGAGCTGCTCGATGCGGGCGCCCGGGGCGTGGCCGTGGTGGGCGCGGTGTACTCGGCCCCGGACCCGGCTGCCGCCGTCGACGCCTTGCTCGACGCGCTGGGGGGCCGGCCGTGA
- a CDS encoding DUF3090 domain-containing protein, translating into MSSSFDLPDLDRFTTGTVGPPGQRVFYLQGVSSGHLVTLRLEKAQVAALAEYLAQLLSDLPTPEPHELPDEMDLVEPIVAEWVVGQLGVAVDEVEDRLVLRADEVPTDDEELDPDEIPGGGMARFSLTRPQVAAFIIHAATLVASGRPPCPLCHRPLDADGHMCIKTNGHKSG; encoded by the coding sequence ATGAGCTCCTCCTTCGACCTGCCCGACCTCGACCGCTTCACCACCGGGACCGTCGGCCCGCCCGGGCAGCGGGTCTTCTACCTCCAGGGCGTCAGCAGCGGCCACCTGGTGACCCTGCGCCTGGAGAAGGCACAGGTGGCGGCGCTGGCGGAGTACCTGGCCCAGCTGCTCTCCGACCTCCCCACCCCCGAGCCCCACGAGCTGCCCGACGAGATGGACCTCGTGGAGCCGATCGTCGCCGAGTGGGTCGTGGGCCAGCTCGGCGTCGCCGTCGACGAGGTCGAGGACCGGCTCGTGCTCCGGGCCGACGAGGTCCCCACCGACGACGAGGAGCTCGACCCCGACGAGATCCCCGGGGGTGGCATGGCCCGCTTCTCGCTCACCCGGCCCCAGGTCGCGGCGTTCATCATCCATGCCGCCACCCTCGTCGCCTCGGGCCGCCCGCCGTGTCCGCTGTGCCACCGACCACTCGACGCCGACGGCCACATGTGCATCAAGACCAACGGCCACAAATCGGGCTGA
- a CDS encoding SCO1664 family protein, with protein MLAPDVVDLLNRGAMEVKGRMPWSSNGTFLVEITDGDEIMLAVYKPGRGERPLWDFPRGLYRREAAAWVLSEMLGWGVVPETVVRDGPLGEGSVQRFVEADFEQHYFTLHQDESTHDALRTICAFDLLANNTDRKSGHCLRTADGRVYGIDNGLCFHPDPKIRTVIWEFGGEPVPSALLADVARLVTELPGGLVPLLDDEEVDGVCRRAERLLELGAFPEADPYSHCYPWPLV; from the coding sequence GTGCTCGCTCCCGACGTGGTGGACCTCCTGAACCGGGGGGCGATGGAGGTGAAGGGGCGGATGCCGTGGAGCTCCAACGGGACCTTCCTGGTCGAGATCACCGACGGCGACGAGATCATGCTGGCGGTCTACAAGCCCGGCAGGGGCGAGCGCCCCCTGTGGGACTTCCCTCGCGGCCTGTACCGGCGGGAGGCGGCAGCGTGGGTGCTGTCGGAGATGCTGGGCTGGGGCGTCGTCCCCGAGACGGTCGTTCGCGACGGCCCCCTCGGCGAGGGATCGGTGCAGCGCTTCGTGGAAGCCGACTTCGAGCAGCACTACTTCACCCTCCACCAGGACGAGTCCACCCACGACGCCCTGCGCACCATCTGTGCCTTCGACCTCCTCGCCAACAACACCGACCGCAAGAGCGGCCACTGCCTCCGCACCGCCGACGGCCGGGTCTACGGCATCGACAACGGCCTCTGCTTCCACCCCGACCCGAAGATCCGCACCGTGATCTGGGAGTTCGGCGGCGAGCCCGTGCCGTCGGCGTTGCTCGCCGACGTGGCGCGACTGGTGACCGAGCTGCCTGGTGGCCTCGTCCCCCTCCTCGACGACGAGGAGGTCGACGGTGTCTGCCGCCGGGCCGAACGCCTCCTCGAGCTGGGCGCCTTCCCCGAGGCCGACCCCTACAGCCACTGTTACCCCTGGCCCCTGGTGTGA
- a CDS encoding D-arabinono-1,4-lactone oxidase, protein MAPPTRPRWSNWAGNQQASPASVHLPATEDELAGVVKGAAAEGEHVKVVGSGHSFTGAALTDGRMVRLDHYDRVLEVDKGTGRVTVEAGITLSALCEALDAEGLALENMGDIAYQTISGATATSTHGTGTRLGTLATQIRALRLVTGDGSVISCSEQEQPEVFAAARAGLGAMGAVSTVTLQTVPAFDLHAVEEPLRLDAVLEAIDDHADGADHFELYWVPHTGWALTKTNNRTDRPRAPRGRWQAFRDDVLLSNVAFGTLCRFGRLRPSAIPRLMRALPSTGRVEYVDRSDRVFTSPRYVHFYEMEYAIPRAHAADAVRAVQDYVKRSGLYISFPVEVRFVAADDIPLSTASGRDTCYIAVHVYRGMEYTQYFTAVESIMDELGGRPHWGKLHFQTAETLAPRYPQWGAFQAARRRTDPEGVFENDYTRRVLGPVSTG, encoded by the coding sequence ATGGCTCCTCCCACGCGCCCCCGATGGTCCAACTGGGCCGGCAACCAGCAGGCCTCGCCCGCCTCCGTCCACCTGCCCGCCACCGAGGACGAGCTCGCCGGTGTGGTCAAGGGCGCGGCCGCCGAGGGGGAGCACGTCAAGGTGGTCGGCTCCGGCCATTCGTTCACGGGGGCGGCGCTGACCGACGGCCGCATGGTCCGCCTCGATCACTACGACCGCGTGCTCGAGGTCGACAAGGGCACCGGCCGGGTCACGGTCGAGGCCGGCATCACCCTCTCGGCGCTGTGCGAGGCGCTCGACGCCGAGGGCCTGGCGCTGGAGAACATGGGCGACATCGCCTACCAGACGATCTCGGGCGCCACCGCCACCTCCACCCACGGCACGGGCACCCGGCTCGGCACCCTGGCCACCCAGATCCGGGCGCTGCGCCTGGTCACCGGCGACGGGTCGGTGATCTCGTGCTCCGAGCAGGAGCAGCCCGAGGTCTTCGCTGCCGCCCGGGCTGGCCTCGGCGCCATGGGCGCGGTCTCCACGGTCACCCTCCAGACGGTGCCGGCGTTCGACCTGCACGCCGTGGAGGAGCCGTTGCGCCTCGACGCCGTGCTCGAGGCGATCGACGACCACGCCGACGGCGCCGACCACTTCGAGCTCTACTGGGTGCCCCACACGGGCTGGGCGCTCACCAAGACCAACAACCGCACCGACCGGCCCCGGGCGCCTCGGGGTCGCTGGCAAGCCTTCCGCGACGACGTGCTGCTCTCCAACGTGGCCTTCGGCACCCTGTGCCGCTTCGGTCGCCTCCGGCCCAGTGCCATCCCCCGGCTCATGCGGGCACTGCCGTCCACCGGCCGGGTGGAGTACGTCGATCGCAGCGACCGAGTGTTCACCAGTCCCCGCTACGTCCACTTCTACGAGATGGAGTACGCCATCCCCCGCGCCCACGCCGCCGACGCGGTGCGGGCGGTGCAGGACTACGTGAAGCGCAGCGGGCTCTACATCAGCTTCCCGGTGGAGGTCCGCTTCGTGGCCGCCGACGACATCCCGTTGAGCACTGCCTCCGGCCGCGACACCTGCTACATCGCCGTGCACGTCTACCGGGGCATGGAGTACACCCAGTACTTCACCGCCGTGGAGTCGATCATGGACGAGCTCGGTGGGCGCCCGCACTGGGGCAAGCTCCACTTCCAGACCGCGGAGACCCTCGCACCCCGGTACCCGCAGTGGGGGGCGTTCCAGGCGGCGCGGCGGCGTACCGACCCCGAGGGCGTCTTCGAGAACGACTACACCCGGCGGGTGCTCGGTCCGGTCAGCACCGGGTAG
- a CDS encoding Fur family transcriptional regulator has translation MTSDLHATVATHLRRVGQRYTTNRRALVGLLEKLGTPVSIPELLQASEGLAQSSVYRNLAVLEQADVVHRIVTSDDFARYELAEGLTEHHHHLICSSCGMVADFTAPDTLERQVATAMASVASANGFTAEHHRLDLIGTCARCS, from the coding sequence ATGACGTCCGACCTGCACGCCACCGTCGCCACCCACCTCCGCCGGGTCGGGCAGCGCTACACCACCAACCGCCGAGCCCTGGTGGGGCTGCTCGAAAAGCTGGGCACACCGGTGTCGATCCCCGAGCTGCTCCAGGCCTCCGAGGGGCTGGCCCAGAGCTCGGTGTACCGCAACCTCGCCGTGCTGGAGCAGGCCGACGTGGTGCACCGCATCGTCACCAGCGACGACTTTGCCCGCTACGAGCTGGCCGAGGGACTCACCGAGCACCACCACCACCTGATCTGCTCGTCGTGCGGCATGGTCGCCGACTTCACCGCTCCCGACACCCTCGAGCGTCAGGTCGCCACGGCCATGGCCTCGGTCGCGTCGGCCAACGGCTTCACCGCCGAGCACCACCGCCTCGACCTCATCGGTACCTGCGCCCGCTGCAGTTGA
- a CDS encoding metal ABC transporter permease translates to MPYPFEHEYMQLALLAGLVVGACAPLIGIFIVQKRMSLLGDGIGHLAFAGVAGGLLLGIWPVWSALAVSVFGAVAVERLRARGRATGDLALALFFYGGIAGGVVLIGLSGSLDASLFSYLFGSILTVRPAEVWVVVGLGAVIVLTVAVCGRALFAMAVDEEWATVAGLPVAALNAVLSILIAVTIVASMRVVGILLVAALMVLPVASAQVVARSQLGIMAWSVAIGVASVVVGLVSARVWGLAPGGSIVLVTVALFAVLAGIDAARRTAASRAGSRALLGRDETPEHHGHDHHGHSHDPVLNDSQSAW, encoded by the coding sequence ATGCCGTATCCCTTCGAGCACGAGTACATGCAGCTGGCGCTGCTGGCCGGCCTCGTGGTGGGGGCCTGTGCTCCCCTCATCGGGATCTTCATCGTCCAGAAGCGCATGTCGCTGCTCGGTGACGGCATCGGCCACCTCGCCTTCGCCGGGGTGGCCGGCGGCCTGCTGCTCGGCATCTGGCCGGTGTGGTCGGCGCTGGCCGTATCGGTGTTCGGAGCGGTGGCCGTCGAGCGGCTGCGGGCCCGGGGCCGGGCCACGGGCGACCTTGCCCTTGCCCTGTTCTTCTACGGCGGGATCGCCGGTGGCGTGGTGCTCATCGGCCTCAGCGGGTCGCTCGACGCCAGCCTCTTCAGCTACCTCTTCGGGTCGATCCTCACGGTGCGGCCCGCCGAGGTCTGGGTGGTGGTGGGCCTCGGTGCCGTCATCGTCCTCACCGTCGCCGTCTGCGGACGGGCCCTGTTCGCCATGGCCGTCGACGAGGAGTGGGCCACGGTGGCGGGCCTCCCTGTCGCCGCCCTCAACGCCGTGCTGTCGATCCTCATCGCCGTGACGATCGTGGCCTCGATGCGGGTCGTCGGCATCCTGTTGGTTGCCGCCCTGATGGTCCTGCCCGTTGCCAGCGCCCAGGTGGTCGCCCGCAGCCAGCTCGGGATCATGGCGTGGTCGGTGGCCATCGGCGTGGCCTCGGTCGTCGTCGGCCTGGTGTCCGCCCGGGTCTGGGGTCTGGCACCAGGCGGGTCGATCGTGCTCGTCACCGTTGCGCTCTTCGCAGTGCTGGCGGGCATCGACGCGGCCCGCCGGACCGCGGCCTCACGCGCCGGCTCCCGGGCGCTGCTCGGCCGCGACGAGACCCCTGAGCACCACGGCCACGACCACCACGGCCACAGCCACGACCCCGTTCTCAACGATTCTCAGTCGGCCTGGTAG
- a CDS encoding metal ABC transporter ATP-binding protein produces MPAPVLELDDISFAYHHDPVLEGVSFDIGAGELVALVGPNGSGKSTLLRIALGLLQPGRGRSQLFGERPGRLRDRGRLGYVPQRPMLAQGLAATVEDIVAAGRLARTGWLGRRRSTDRPAIDAALDAVDLLDLRRERVAELSGGQQQRTFIARALAGEPDLLVLDEPVAGVDAESQRSFRNALTHLVETKGGTVLLVSHELSAVADDLDRIIVLKRSIRFDGTPEELTSEGVSLGVHRTDLPLWLEGVV; encoded by the coding sequence ATGCCCGCTCCCGTCCTCGAGCTCGATGACATCTCCTTCGCCTACCACCACGACCCGGTGCTGGAGGGGGTCTCGTTCGACATCGGTGCCGGCGAGCTGGTGGCACTGGTAGGGCCCAACGGCTCGGGGAAGTCAACCCTGCTGCGCATCGCCCTCGGGCTCCTCCAGCCCGGACGGGGCCGGTCGCAGCTCTTCGGGGAGCGGCCGGGTCGTCTCCGCGACCGGGGCCGGCTCGGCTACGTCCCCCAGCGGCCGATGCTGGCCCAGGGGCTGGCGGCGACCGTGGAGGACATCGTGGCAGCAGGCCGTCTCGCCCGCACCGGCTGGCTGGGCCGGCGCCGCTCGACCGACCGCCCCGCCATCGACGCCGCCCTCGATGCCGTGGACCTCCTCGACCTGCGCCGGGAGCGTGTGGCCGAGCTCTCCGGTGGCCAGCAGCAGCGCACCTTCATCGCTCGGGCCCTCGCCGGCGAGCCCGATCTGCTCGTCCTCGACGAGCCGGTCGCCGGCGTCGACGCCGAGTCCCAGCGCAGCTTCCGCAACGCCCTGACCCACCTGGTCGAGACAAAGGGGGGCACCGTCCTGCTCGTCTCACACGAGCTCAGCGCGGTGGCCGACGACCTCGACCGCATCATCGTCCTCAAGCGCAGCATCCGCTTCGACGGCACCCCCGAGGAGCTCACCAGCGAAGGTGTCTCCCTCGGTGTGCACCGCACCGACCTGCCGCTGTGGCTGGAGGGGGTCGTCTGA
- a CDS encoding amidohydrolase family protein produces MGDEPDARGPRRPPGIDRRRLLVGFGFAAANLGLVRALPPTPPGAAGPARATSPAVPRRPDPPSSPAPTDPVPDGRTFDVAIVGGRVIDPETGLDAVANIGIDGDRIEAVTTAALTGRSTIDAAGMVVTPGFIDVLSGAPTAVGGPFKVADGVTTNLVMHGVNGIAGQSFATWAEEGHPFHYGGAFRSPFERARMGIDPYEPATPAQISALAATAAAEVEAGFVGIDVEPEYTPGVDEAEIMALGEVAAALGVPLLFHARYSTDRPPGTNAEALAEVIRTARRTGAAVHVEHIVSTGGTFSMVESLATLERARGEGIAVTACTYPYDFWATYLGTARFDAGWQERYRIDHGDLAIAGTGERLTPESFAHHRQRNTLAVAYAIPTEEVALALGHPLVMVGSDAIIDPGANNHPRAAGTFARTLGRYVRDLGVLTLTEAVAKMTIQPARLLEGRAPALRTKGRLQVGADADVCVLDPGRVADRATVADPARASVGIDWVLVAGEVVRAAGKSRPEVRPGRPVTYA; encoded by the coding sequence GTGGGGGACGAGCCGGACGCCCGGGGACCACGGCGACCGCCGGGCATCGACCGGCGCCGCCTCCTGGTGGGCTTCGGCTTCGCGGCCGCCAACCTCGGCCTCGTTCGAGCACTGCCCCCGACCCCGCCCGGGGCGGCTGGTCCCGCCCGGGCGACCTCGCCGGCCGTGCCCCGACGCCCCGACCCGCCGTCGTCGCCCGCCCCCACCGACCCGGTTCCCGACGGCCGCACCTTCGACGTGGCCATCGTGGGCGGCCGGGTCATCGACCCCGAGACCGGCCTCGATGCCGTGGCCAACATCGGCATCGACGGCGACCGGATCGAGGCCGTCACCACCGCCGCCCTCACGGGGCGCTCGACCATCGACGCCGCCGGGATGGTGGTGACCCCTGGCTTCATCGACGTGCTGTCGGGGGCCCCCACCGCCGTGGGTGGTCCCTTCAAGGTGGCCGACGGCGTCACCACCAACCTGGTCATGCACGGGGTCAACGGCATCGCCGGCCAGAGCTTCGCCACCTGGGCAGAGGAGGGCCACCCCTTCCACTACGGCGGCGCCTTCCGGTCGCCGTTCGAGCGGGCCCGCATGGGGATCGACCCCTACGAGCCGGCCACCCCCGCCCAGATCAGCGCCCTGGCGGCCACCGCGGCGGCCGAGGTGGAAGCCGGGTTCGTCGGCATCGACGTGGAGCCCGAGTACACCCCCGGTGTCGACGAGGCCGAGATCATGGCCCTCGGTGAGGTGGCGGCCGCCCTGGGGGTGCCTCTGCTGTTCCACGCCCGCTACTCCACCGACCGTCCCCCCGGCACCAACGCCGAGGCCCTGGCCGAGGTGATCCGCACCGCCCGGCGCACAGGGGCGGCGGTCCACGTCGAGCACATCGTCAGCACCGGTGGCACGTTCTCCATGGTGGAGTCCCTGGCCACCCTCGAGCGAGCTCGCGGGGAGGGGATCGCGGTGACGGCCTGCACCTACCCCTATGACTTCTGGGCCACCTACCTGGGGACGGCCCGCTTCGACGCCGGGTGGCAGGAGCGCTATCGCATCGACCACGGCGACCTGGCCATCGCCGGCACCGGTGAGCGCCTCACACCGGAGTCGTTCGCCCACCACCGCCAACGCAACACCCTGGCGGTCGCCTACGCCATCCCGACCGAGGAGGTGGCGCTGGCCCTGGGCCACCCGCTGGTGATGGTTGGCAGCGACGCCATCATCGATCCCGGCGCCAACAACCACCCACGGGCCGCCGGGACCTTCGCCCGCACGCTGGGTCGTTACGTGCGTGACCTCGGCGTGCTCACCCTCACCGAGGCGGTGGCCAAGATGACGATCCAGCCCGCCCGCCTGCTCGAGGGCCGAGCGCCGGCCCTGCGCACCAAGGGCCGGCTCCAGGTCGGGGCCGACGCCGACGTGTGCGTGCTCGACCCCGGACGGGTGGCCGATCGGGCGACGGTCGCAGACCCCGCCCGGGCGTCGGTCGGCATCGACTGGGTCCTCGTGGCGGGTGAGGTGGTCCGCGCCGCCGGGAAGTCCCGGCCAGAGGTCCGGCCCGGGCGCCCCGTCACCTACGCCTGA
- a CDS encoding zinc ABC transporter substrate-binding protein: MKTSLIAGLGIVALVAAACGGDDGATTTAQEGGADAAPVEVVASFYPLAEAAERVGGDRVRVTNLTPAGAEPHDIELNPRQVESILGADVVLVMGRGFQPAVERLAERSGGLVVELLEQLPIDAEGEVAEDSHDDEDDEDDGHGEGALDPHVWLDPTLMSAIVDEVVVALSEVDPDGAEAFEANGEDFAAELADLDERYQEALADCRHDLIVVQHEAFGWMTDRYGLRQEGIAGLSPEQEPNPRRMAELVELVQEEGINVVFTETLVSPRVAEALAREAGVETLTLNPLEGLTDEQRAAGESFTSIMDGNLDNLVTALECS; this comes from the coding sequence ATGAAGACGTCCCTGATCGCCGGTCTCGGCATCGTCGCCCTGGTCGCCGCCGCGTGCGGCGGGGACGACGGCGCCACCACCACCGCCCAGGAGGGTGGGGCCGATGCCGCCCCCGTCGAGGTGGTCGCCAGCTTCTACCCCCTTGCCGAAGCGGCCGAGCGGGTGGGGGGCGACCGCGTCCGCGTCACCAACCTCACGCCCGCCGGTGCCGAACCACACGACATCGAGCTCAACCCCCGCCAGGTCGAGTCGATCCTCGGCGCCGACGTGGTGCTGGTGATGGGCCGCGGCTTCCAGCCGGCGGTCGAGCGCTTGGCCGAGCGCAGCGGGGGGTTGGTCGTCGAGCTGCTGGAGCAGCTGCCGATCGACGCCGAGGGCGAGGTGGCCGAGGACAGCCACGACGACGAGGACGACGAGGACGACGGGCACGGCGAGGGTGCCCTCGACCCGCACGTGTGGCTCGACCCGACCCTCATGAGCGCCATCGTCGACGAGGTCGTCGTCGCGCTGAGTGAGGTCGACCCCGACGGCGCTGAGGCCTTCGAGGCCAACGGCGAGGACTTCGCCGCCGAGCTGGCTGACCTCGACGAGCGCTACCAGGAGGCCCTGGCCGACTGCCGCCACGACCTGATCGTGGTGCAGCACGAGGCCTTCGGGTGGATGACCGACCGCTACGGACTGCGCCAGGAGGGCATCGCTGGCCTGTCGCCCGAGCAGGAGCCGAACCCCCGCCGCATGGCCGAGCTCGTCGAGCTGGTGCAGGAGGAGGGGATCAACGTGGTCTTCACCGAGACGCTGGTGTCGCCCCGCGTCGCCGAGGCCCTCGCGCGTGAAGCAGGCGTCGAGACGCTCACCCTCAACCCCCTCGAGGGCCTCACCGACGAGCAGCGGGCGGCCGGCGAGTCGTTCACCTCGATCATGGACGGCAACCTCGACAACCTGGTCACCGCCCTCGAGTGCTCGTGA